The Falco rusticolus isolate bFalRus1 chromosome 5, bFalRus1.pri, whole genome shotgun sequence genome has a segment encoding these proteins:
- the DEPDC4 gene encoding DEP domain-containing protein 4 isoform X1, with the protein MAGYLTPRFRRLRSQSELEPRRGSGRRRDFDGPFQATQLWNGIIHALHSQVEIKRRRQHLKTYKNCFTGSNAVDVVLSHLMQSMYLSCNDISRLKGVRVCQALMDHKVFEPVGAKLALFKNEKETEFEDTNTSLYKFVNSSLTPLPPRKNKGNEILSPEQICKQKIKRLSRTKCETTLSNPLALEAADKKRVEELLRSISVHASLPPKIMVNKQTHLLSKRVIEDVWKQQTLLRLLQLIDVPILENILVSSVKTKPEGFGREEDLIISNTFLDREVTCILNLPELDKWLYAAIECLEYFPDQFIVMVSQQLPQSTNKPGSLNTYKKILFDIIIKYYSQKKDSLLATQDLDIHSGIIELIEKGKTDQALEASQLYLKLLAPNTREELHRLLTFIAIASESEGYKLQKQFENRSVIIKTCTKFILQNKTLSKPQAELLTQFLMDNHSELSKSPLTLLELTSRRLESLLEGQDPDINSGFTFCQRVTAKVYEDQKQQTNQHLLTLVQEMVNDPTIPLKQKKKLIKEFRKHHSLTYCSGCKATCEFCIQNG; encoded by the exons ATGGCGGGATATTTGACTCCGCGGTTCAGGAGGCTCCGCAGCCAGAGCGAGTTGGAGCCGCGGCGtgggagcgggcggcggcgag atttcGATGGTCCTTTCCAAGCAACTCAGCTGTGGAATGGTATTATTCATGCTCTACATAGTCAGGTGGAAATCAAAAGACGTAGACAACACCTGAAAACATATAAAAACTGTTTCACCGGCTCAAATGCTGTTGATGTGGTGCTGAGCCATCTTATGCAAAGCATGTACCTAAGCTGCAATGATATTTCTCGGCTGAAGGGAGTCCGTGTATGCCAAGCATTGATGGATCACAAGGTGTTTGAGCCAGTTGGAGCAAAGCTTGCTTTATTCAAGAACgaaaaagaaacagagtttGAAGACACAAACACTAGCCTCTATAAATTTGTAAATAGCAGTCTTACTCCTCTTCCTCCAAGAAAGAATAAAGGCAATGAGATCTTGTCTCCTGAGCAAATCTgcaaacagaagataaaaagacTTTCCAG AACAAAGTGTGAAACAACACTTTCAAACCCCTTAGCATTAGAAGCAGCTGATAAAAAGAGGGTAGAGGAGCTTCTTCGATCAATAAGTGTTCATGCCTCTCTACCTCCAAAGATCATGGTTAATAAACAAACTCATCTGCTTTCAAAAAGAG TAATAGAAGATGTCTGGAAACAGCAAACTCTACTACGACTGCTGCAGTTAATTGATGTTCCGATTCTAGAAAATATCTTAGtgtcttcagtgaaaacaaaaccagagggaTTTGGCAGAGAAGAAGACCTGATTATCTCAAATACGTTCCTGGACAGAGAGGTTACATGTATATTAAACTTGCCTGA gctTGACAAATGGCTCTATGCTGCAATTGAATGCTTGGAGTATTTCCCAGACCAATTCATAGTGATGGTTAGTCAGCAGTTACCTCAAAGCACTAACAAACCCGGCAGTCTGAATACATACAAGAAGATTCTCTTTGACATTATAATAAAGTATTATAGCCAAAAGAAGGACTCCCTTCTTGCCACTCAGGATCTCGATATTCATTCAGGAATTATAGAACTTATAG aaaaaggaaaaacagatcaAGCTCTAGAAGCATCacaactttatttaaaattattagcaCCAAATACCCGGGAAGAGCTACATAGACTCCTGACATTCATAGCCATTGCATCAGAATCTGAGGGCTACAAATTACAAAAACAA TTTGAGAACAGATCGGTGATCATCAAGACTTGCACAAAgttcattttgcaaaataagacATTGTCAAAACCACAGGCAGAACTGCTGACTCAGTTTCTGATGGACAATCACTCCGAGCTCTCCAAG AGTCCTTTAACTCTTCTGGAACTAACTAGTAGAAGACTAGAGAGTTTGCTAGAAGGACAAGATCCGGATATCAATTCAG GCTTCACCTTCTGTCAGCGTGTGACAGCTAAAGTATATGAAGatcaaaaacaacaaacaaaccagcatCTTCTCACATTGGTTCAAGAGATGGTCAATGACCCCACTATTCCTTTgaagcagaagaagaaattaattaaagaaTTCAGAAAACACCATTCTCTCACCTATTGTAGTGGTTGTAAAGCTACATGTGAATTTTGTATTCAAAATGGTTAG
- the DEPDC4 gene encoding DEP domain-containing protein 4 isoform X2 → MQSMYLSCNDISRLKGVRVCQALMDHKVFEPVGAKLALFKNEKETEFEDTNTSLYKFVNSSLTPLPPRKNKGNEILSPEQICKQKIKRLSRTKCETTLSNPLALEAADKKRVEELLRSISVHASLPPKIMVNKQTHLLSKRVIEDVWKQQTLLRLLQLIDVPILENILVSSVKTKPEGFGREEDLIISNTFLDREVTCILNLPELDKWLYAAIECLEYFPDQFIVMVSQQLPQSTNKPGSLNTYKKILFDIIIKYYSQKKDSLLATQDLDIHSGIIELIEKGKTDQALEASQLYLKLLAPNTREELHRLLTFIAIASESEGYKLQKQFENRSVIIKTCTKFILQNKTLSKPQAELLTQFLMDNHSELSKSPLTLLELTSRRLESLLEGQDPDINSGFTFCQRVTAKVYEDQKQQTNQHLLTLVQEMVNDPTIPLKQKKKLIKEFRKHHSLTYCSGCKATCEFCIQNG, encoded by the exons ATGCAAAGCATGTACCTAAGCTGCAATGATATTTCTCGGCTGAAGGGAGTCCGTGTATGCCAAGCATTGATGGATCACAAGGTGTTTGAGCCAGTTGGAGCAAAGCTTGCTTTATTCAAGAACgaaaaagaaacagagtttGAAGACACAAACACTAGCCTCTATAAATTTGTAAATAGCAGTCTTACTCCTCTTCCTCCAAGAAAGAATAAAGGCAATGAGATCTTGTCTCCTGAGCAAATCTgcaaacagaagataaaaagacTTTCCAG AACAAAGTGTGAAACAACACTTTCAAACCCCTTAGCATTAGAAGCAGCTGATAAAAAGAGGGTAGAGGAGCTTCTTCGATCAATAAGTGTTCATGCCTCTCTACCTCCAAAGATCATGGTTAATAAACAAACTCATCTGCTTTCAAAAAGAG TAATAGAAGATGTCTGGAAACAGCAAACTCTACTACGACTGCTGCAGTTAATTGATGTTCCGATTCTAGAAAATATCTTAGtgtcttcagtgaaaacaaaaccagagggaTTTGGCAGAGAAGAAGACCTGATTATCTCAAATACGTTCCTGGACAGAGAGGTTACATGTATATTAAACTTGCCTGA gctTGACAAATGGCTCTATGCTGCAATTGAATGCTTGGAGTATTTCCCAGACCAATTCATAGTGATGGTTAGTCAGCAGTTACCTCAAAGCACTAACAAACCCGGCAGTCTGAATACATACAAGAAGATTCTCTTTGACATTATAATAAAGTATTATAGCCAAAAGAAGGACTCCCTTCTTGCCACTCAGGATCTCGATATTCATTCAGGAATTATAGAACTTATAG aaaaaggaaaaacagatcaAGCTCTAGAAGCATCacaactttatttaaaattattagcaCCAAATACCCGGGAAGAGCTACATAGACTCCTGACATTCATAGCCATTGCATCAGAATCTGAGGGCTACAAATTACAAAAACAA TTTGAGAACAGATCGGTGATCATCAAGACTTGCACAAAgttcattttgcaaaataagacATTGTCAAAACCACAGGCAGAACTGCTGACTCAGTTTCTGATGGACAATCACTCCGAGCTCTCCAAG AGTCCTTTAACTCTTCTGGAACTAACTAGTAGAAGACTAGAGAGTTTGCTAGAAGGACAAGATCCGGATATCAATTCAG GCTTCACCTTCTGTCAGCGTGTGACAGCTAAAGTATATGAAGatcaaaaacaacaaacaaaccagcatCTTCTCACATTGGTTCAAGAGATGGTCAATGACCCCACTATTCCTTTgaagcagaagaagaaattaattaaagaaTTCAGAAAACACCATTCTCTCACCTATTGTAGTGGTTGTAAAGCTACATGTGAATTTTGTATTCAAAATGGTTAG
- the ACTR6 gene encoding actin-related protein 6: MATLVLDNGAYNAKIGYSHANVSVIPNCQFRSKTARLKTFTANQLDEIKDPSGLFYILPFQKGYLVNWDVQRQVWDYLFGKEMYQVDFVDTNIIITEPYFNFSSIQESMNEILFEEYQFQAVLRVNAGALSAHRYFRDNPSELCCIIVDSGYSFTHIVPYCRSKKKKEAIIRINVGGKLLTNHLKEIISYRQLHVMDETHVINQVKEDVCYVSQDFYKDMDIAKLKGEENTVMVDYVLPDFSTIKKGFCKPREEMVLSGKYKTGEQILRLTNERFAVPEILFHPSDIGIQEMGIPEAIVYSIQNLPEEMQPHFFKNIVLTGGNTLFPGFRDRVYSEVRCLTPTDYDVSVVLPENPITYSWEGGKLISENDDFEDMVVTREDYEEHGHNICEEKFDI, encoded by the exons ATGGCGACGCTGGTGCTGGATAACGGCGCCTACAACGCCAAGATCGGCTACAGCCACGCGAACGTCAG CGTTATTCCCAACTGTCAGTTCAGGTCAAAGACTGCACGCTTGAAAACCTTTACAGCAAATCAACTGGATGAAATTAAAGATCCCTCTGGTCTTTTTTATATTCTCCCTTTCCAGAAA GGTTACTTGGTGAACTGGGATGTCCAGAGACAGGTTTGGGATTAtctttttggaaaagaaatgtatCAG GTGGATTTTGTAGATACcaatattattattactgaaCCTTATTTTAACTTCAGTTCAATACAAGAATCCATGAATGAAATTCTATTTGAAGAATATCAGTTTCAGGCAGTTCTTAGAGTAAATG ctggAGCTCTTAGTGCGCACAGGTATTTCCGGGATAATCCATCTGAGCTATGTTGTATCATTGTGGATAGTGGATACTCTTTTACACACATTGTACCTTATTGTAGAAgtaaaaagaagaaggaagcaatCATCAG GATTAACGTTGGAGGAAAACTCTTAACCAACCATCTAAAGGAGATAATCTCTTACAG gcAGCTACACGTTATGGATGAAACGCATGTAATTAATCAAGTGAAAGAAGATGTGTGTTACGTTTCTCAAGACTTTTACAAGGACATGGACATTGCCAA AttgaaaggagaggaaaatactGTAATGGTAGATTATGTTTTGCCAGACTTCAGCACAATCAAAAAAGGATTTTGTAAG CCAAGGGAAGAGATGGTGTTAAGTGGAAAATACAAGACTGGCGAACAAATACTTCGTCTAACAAACGAAAGATTTGCAGTTCCAGAAATACTCTTCCATCCTTCGGATATTGGTATTCAAGAGATGGGAATTCCTGAAGCCATTGTTTATTCTATTCAGAATTTACCTGAAG aaatgcagcctcatttcttcaaaaacatAGTTCTGACTGGAGGAAACACCCTTTTTCCAGGCTTCAGAGATCGGGTTTATTCTGAAGTTCGATGTCTTACTCCAACTGATTATGATGTTTCTGTTGTTCTTCCTGAAAA cccTATTACTTATTCTTGGGAAGGGGGAAAGCTCATTTCTGAAAACGATGATTTTGAAGACATGGTAGTAACTAGAGAAGATTATGAAGAACATGGACACAATATCTGTGAAGAGAAATTTGATATATAG